One region of Trichoderma breve strain T069 chromosome 7 map unlocalized scaffold00007, whole genome shotgun sequence genomic DNA includes:
- a CDS encoding tspO/MBR family domain-containing protein, whose amino-acid sequence MTTYIPSLTLPSAVFENPASSILLPIALGTAVGFGTRPSKTQKTYLALKQPPLNPPPWVFGPVWTVLYGLMGYAAYRATNIGLAPLSTPQTIQTTKHSMTIYTVQLGLNLAWMPLFFVAKRPVEATVDIVALLGLNGYLAYLWGSVDSVTGWCQAPYLAWLSFATYLSYGAGYLNDWNLEDAETAREDEKQ is encoded by the exons atgACTACGTATATCCCCTCCCTCACATTGCCTTCGGCCGTGTTCGAGAATCCCGCCTCCTCGATTCTCCTCCCCATTGCACTGGGCACCGCCGTTGGCTTCGGCACCCGCC CTTCCAAGACGCAAAAGACATATCTTGCCTTGAAGCAACCTCCTCTAAATCCCCCACCATGGGTGTTCGGACCCGTCTGGACAGTCCTTTACGG ACTCATGGGATATGCCGCCTACCGCGCCACTAACATCGGCCTCGCCCCATTGTCCACGCCACAGACCATCCAGACAACAAAGCATAGCATGACCATTTACACCGTCCAACTTGGCCTCAACCTCGCCTGGatgccgctcttcttcgtcgcaAAGCGCCCGGTTGAAGCTACCGTTGATATCGTTGCCCTGTTGGGACTCAATGGCTACCTGGCCTACCTGTGGGGATCCGTGGATTCTGTTACGGGCTGGTGCCAGGCTCCTTACTTGGCATGGCTGAGCTTTGCAACGTACTTGAGTTATGGAGCGGGATACCTGAACGACTGGAATCTGGAAGACGCAGAGACTGCTAGAGAGGACGAGAAGCAGTAA
- a CDS encoding FMN-dependent dehydrogenase domain-containing protein yields MAKVFDAAEVAKHNTADSCWVILYGQVYDVTDFLSSHPGGAKVILQLAGKDATEDFDPIHPSGTLDELKPEAKLGTVDPKTLIEAKPVPVKKNDDAPAPLETLLNLDEIEAEATKRISKKAWAYYYSAGDDMVTKTFNTTVYRDILLRPRVFVDCTQCDMSTTLLGHKVGLPIYVSPAAMARLAHPDGELGIARAAGKFGAMQLISNNSSMTPEEIASEAKPGQVFGWQLYVQNRRDRSEEMLKRINKMKDRYKCVVLTLDAPVPGKREIDEKSNLDKGFVVEPGVKGGQEKLPGGGGVGQQLFFGTASDLTWQTTLPWLAKHTDLPIVLKGIHTYEDAYLAAKYAPQVKAIILSNHGGRALDTASPPVHVLLEIRKYCPEVFDKIEVWVDGGIKRGTDVVKALCLGAKAVGIGRAALFGLGAGGAAGVERTLEILEAETSTCMRLLGAKNIQELGPRFINTRRVERDIFDGDAELDRQGLWAKPKL; encoded by the exons ATGGCCAAGGTATtcgatgctgctgaag TCGCGAAGCACAACACCGCCGATAGCTGTTGGGTCATCCTCTACGGCCAGGTGTACGACGTGACCGACTTCCTCTCCTCACACCCGGGCGGCGCAAAGGTGATACTTCAATTGGCCGGCAAGGATGCCACCGAGGACTTTGATCCCATCCACCCGTCAGGCACGCTGGACGAGCTCAAGCCCGAGGCCAAGCTGGGAACGGTCGATCCCAAGACATTGATTGAGGCGAAGCCAGTTCCAGTCAAGAAGAACGATGATGCGCCAGCGCCCCTCGAAACGCTTCTGAATCTCGACGAGATCGAAGCAGAGGCCACCAAGCGAATCTCGAAAAAGGCATGGGCGTACTACTACTCTGCCGGTGACGACATGGTCACCAAAACATTCAACACTACAGTATATCGAGACATTCTTCTACGGCCGCGCGTCTTCGTCGACTGCACACAATGCGACATGTCGACAACTCTCCTCGGCCACAAGGTTGGCCTCCCCATATATGTCAGCCCggctgccatggccaggTTAGCTCATCCGGACGGCGAGCTTGGTATCGCCAGGGCGGCAGGAAAGTTCGGAGCCATgcagctcatctccaacaacTCCTCAATGACGCCAGAGGAGATTGCCTCCGAGGCAAAGCCAGGCCAGGTGTTTGGATGGCAGCTATATGTGCAGAACCGTCGTGACCGAAGCGAAGAGATGCTGAAACGCATTAATAAGATGAAAGATCGATACAAGTGTGTCGTTCTGACACTAGACGCCCCTGTACCCGGCAAGCGCGAGATTGATGAAAAGTCCAACCTCGACAAAGGCTTTGTAGTCGAGCCCGGTGTTAAGGGAGGTCAGGAGAAGCTtcctggcggcggtggtgtcGGCCAGCAGCTATTCTTCGGCACGGCCAGCGACTTGACATGGCAGACAACGCTGCCGTGGCTGGCAAAGCACACCGATCTGCCAATCGTGCTAAAGGGTATTCACACATACGAGGACGCTTACCTTGCTGCCAAGTACGCGCCGCaggtcaaggccatcatccTCTCGAACCACGGTGGACGAGCGCTGGATACGGCCTCGCCCCCGGTTCACGTTTTGCTTGAAATCAGAAAATATTGCCCCGAAGTGTTTGACAAGATCGAAGTCTGGGTCGACGGCGGCATTAAGAGAGGCACAGATGTTGTCAAGGCCCTCTGTCTAGGTGCCAAAGCGGTGGGCATTGGCCGTGCTGCCTTGTTTGGACTCGGTGCTGGAGGTGCAGCTGGCGTGGAGCGAACGCTTGAAA TTCTCGAGGCGGAGACTTCCACATGCATGAGACTCCTCGGAGCGAAAAACATACAAGAGCTCGGCCCAAGATTT ATCAACACTCGCCGTGTGGAGAGAGATATTTTCGACGGAGATGCGGAGCTGGACCGGCAGGGGCTGTGGGCGAAGCCCAAGTTGTGA
- a CDS encoding WSC domain-containing protein codes for MNQPMTFLLHMLLFIPLVYAANATVSVWDDSDKYKYFGCYNETTQVPGSADTRALGGGIQESLPGAMTVPTCLAFCGNGATEYRYAGLEWSRECWCAQTLSGIAEKLDDTACNYPCEGDNTTACGGSLKLTIYRVSLASGLSTPGLFSLATTGLVMMMLW; via the exons ATGAATCAACCCATGACCTTTCTGCTGCACATGCTGCTCTTCATCCCGCTTGTCTACGCCGCCAATGCCACAGTCTCCGTCTGGGATGATTCCGACAAGTACAAATACTTTGGGTGCTACAACGAGACAACTCAGGTTCCCGGCTCGGCCGACACGCGCGCTTTAGGCGGCGGCATCCAGGAAAGTCTTCCGGGTGCGATGACGGTGCCGACATGTCTCGCCTTTTGCGGTAATGGCGCCACGGAGTATCGGTATGCGGGACTGGAGTGGTCGAG AGAATGCTGGTGTGCCCAGACACTGTCCGGCATAGCTGAGAAGCTCGACGATACAGCCTGCAACTATCCCTGCGAGGGCGACAATACGACCGCCTGTGGTGGCTCTTTGAAGCTGACCATCTATCGTGTTTCTTTGGCGAGTGGGCTGTCTACCCCCGGCCTATTTAGCCTCGCCACCACGGGCTTGGTCATGATGATGCTATGGTAA
- a CDS encoding ER membrane protein SH3 domain-containing protein, whose product MSSYIDWSKTTKSKDYRGSTSFATFLIIGPSATCFFLGILFASFPYDFPLLWTKEPVAADYYDMLETHLKFVHQSPPLIGRLLNIIMSVGFLGLFIKLFRPSEANFLFDGASLILYLIGVAVYISNIVKGLRTVSSGFWHTEEFAASQGRFDGEIILGREDSLKVLAASNTILALVLVGILVLQAGQWYAEKRDLDDEKEVAKKEGKKKQ is encoded by the exons ATGAGCTCCTACATTGATTGGTCCAAGACTACCAAGTCCAAGGACTACCGAGGATCCACGTCCTTTGCGacttttctcatcatcggcc CTTCAGCGACATGCTTCTTCCTGGGCATCCTCTTCGCGTCGTTTCCGTACGACTTCCCCCTCCTGTGGACCAAGGAGCCGGTCGCCGCCGATTACTACGACATGCTTGAGACGCATCTCAAGTTCGTTCACCAATCGCCCCCGCTCATCGGGCGCCTCCTCAACATCATAATGAGCGTGGGgttcctcggcctcttcatcaagctcttccgCCCCAGCGAGGCCAACTTCCTCTTTGACGGCGCCTCGCTGATCCTGTACCTCATCGGCGTCGCCGTCTACATCTccaacattgtcaagggTCTGCGCACCGTCAGCTCCGGCTTCTGGCACACGGAGGAGTTTGCCGCTTCTCAGGGCCGTTTTGACGGCGAGATTATCCTTGGCCGCGAGGACAGCCTCAAGGTTCTAGCGGCCAGCAACACTATTCTAGCTCTGGTGTTGGTGGGCATCCTTGTGCTGCAAGCAGGACAGTGGTACGCCGAGAAGAGGGACTTGGACGACGAGAAGGAAGTGGCAAagaaggagggcaagaagaagcagtgA
- a CDS encoding mitochondrial carrier protein domain-containing protein, producing MAQATLDMTTSVAAQPELAFQRKSRTATMEAVEDIIYGSVAGIAGKYIEYPFDTVKVRLQSQPDHLPLRYTGPVDCFRQSIKADGLRGLYRGISAPLFGRELLYKSSVASRDKEMTLPLLWLTGAISGVFTSFVLTPIELVKCRIQAPALSEGAPVVHLRPTAVIREVYRHEGIRGFWHGQLETVTKAFYKLRVRSATSEAEREAIRSKPLPLWQQAIAGASGGVSYNFLFFPADTIKSRMQTSPVGGVQQRRDFWSEGRAIWRHHGLRGLYRGCGVTCARAAPSSAFIFIVYDGLKRHLPMQ from the exons ATGGCCCAGGCCACCCTCGATATGACCACCTCAGTTGCTGCCCAGCCTGAGTTGGCATTCCAACGCAAAAGCCGAACTGCGACTATGGAGGCTGTCGAAGACATCATCTATGGATCG GTTGCCGGTATTGCGGGCAAATACATCGAATATCCCTTCGACACCGTCAAGGTCCGACTCCAGAGCCAGCCCGACCACCTACCGCTGAGGTACACCGGCCCCGTGGACTGCTTCCGACAATCTATCAAGGCCGATGGCCTTCGCGGGCTGTACAGGGGAATCAGCGCCCCTCTGTTTG GGCGAGAGCTTCTGTACAAGAGCAGTGTGGCTTCTCGCGACAAGGAAATGACACTGCCCTTGTTGTGGCTTACCGGCGCCATATCTGGAGTGTTCACGTCCTTTGTCCTGACGCCGATTGAACTTGTTAAATGTAGGATTCAGGCGCCAGCCCTGTCTGAGGGAGCGCCAGTTGTCCATCTACGGCCCACAGCTGTGATCCGTGAGGTCTATCGGCACGAGGGTATCAGAGGCTTTTGGCACGGCCAGCTTG AGACGGTCACAAAGGCATTCTACAAATTGCGGGTGCGATCTGCCACCTCTGAGGCAGAGAGGGAGGCGATTCGTTCGAAACCGCTTCCTCTTTGGCAACAAGCTATTGCCGGCGCATCGGGCGGCGTTTCCTACAACTTTCTGTTCTTCCCTGCCGACACCATCAAGTCGCGCATGCAAACATCGCCCGTGGGTGGCGTCCAACAACGCCGCGACTTTTGGAGCGAAGGCAGGGCCATATGGAGGCACCACGGACTGCGAGGTCTGTATCGTGGCTGCGGCGTCACCTGCGCCAGGGCAGCGCCCAGCTCTGCATTCATTTTCATTGTATATGACGGGCTGAAGCGCCATCTCCCCATGCAATAA
- a CDS encoding impB/mucB/samB family domain-containing protein, translated as MNNALEKNSSAVRKRIEGHVFDDEEGEEYEGSEFNGFGDYFRRKKIKLQNLDADMRAASDKPPIFKGVVAHVNGYTQPPLQVLHRDIVQHGGGFLQYLDSKTMATHIITATLTPKKAIEFSRYRIVKPTWVVDSIKAGKLLPWSDYRVLGESPSQKVLKFDSDRGLTQSSPTARRGYKEQTENSFYTSQIKAEMQRNAASQLPAKSPLSSRWQNDKSGELLQNTEETLASVSNESPTDSSKIPKGMTSEEHNAWLLSDPKIRKSSTANPDFLKQFYSESRLHHLSTWKANLKSSMQRLAAEKGLSSRKVKSRPGSRKYIMHVDFDSFFCTVSLKSHPEYLDKPSVVAHSTGAGSEIASCNYVARKYGVKNGMWMKRALELCPDLKVLPYDFPAYEEVSRQFYDAILGVGGIVQSVSVDEALVDATDVVLAAAESHGIGIEEGSIWREQQKIDEIALALRTKIKENTDCAVSVGIGANILQAKIALRKAKPDGQFQLRPEQVMEVIGDLKVEELPGVAYSIGGKLEELGVKLVKDLRDIPKDRLVTILGPKTSDKLHDYARGIDRTEVGEQPPRKSVSAEVNWGIRFINQTEAEEFVYNLCKELEKRLVNEQVKGKHLTVKIMRRALDAPLDPVKHLGHGKCDSFNKSATFGVATHNYEIIGKEAVSILRSFRFSPGDLRGIGVQMTKLEPIKLNPLAVEGSQRKIAFAPFVEPVPSRQQSRTELNDVIEEPNGLPVNPTTPQKSRVGQDDKKTTAHINVSSTQFVLPSSPDPAVLAELPSDIRTKLMAQRPKAAVTEIQMEAPKPRPQSPVLADLLSSQVDLEVFNALPDDMKAEVLALYGRKPTEPLPQGSPDKPEAARSRKPATPTKPSGSLPVEEAQPEQIEELDPEFLAELPEDVRREVIADHRRRLLALQSGLEMPVLRNNQSANLLPGGQKMIQFPMLPPVISFSGSITSTSEIKDMVDAWHAQTRKAGPHKRDVDVLERYLVKVIKEEMDLTKAVALIKWLGVVVDQDGVDSRGRRAWKLAVSGIKAAMQAAVEERGLAPLQI; from the exons ATGAATAACGCTCTGGAAAAGAACTCCTCCGCGGTGAGGAAGCGCATTGAGGGCCAtgtctttgatgatgaagagggggaggagtATGAAGGCAGTGAATTCAATGGCTTTGGCGACTATTTTCGTCGGAAAAAGATCAAGCTGCAGAACTTGGATGCCGACATGCGCGCAGCATCTGACAAGCCTCCCATATTCAAAGGGGTTGTTGCTCATGTGAACGGGTACACTCAGCCACCACTTCAAGT GCTTCATCGCGACATTGTGCAGCATGGAGGTGGCTTTCTCCAGTATCTAGACTCAAAAACTATGGCAACGCATATCATCACTGCGACTCTAACGCCAAAGAAGGCTATCGAGTTTAGTCGATACAGGATTGTGAAGCCTACATGGGTCGTCGATTCAATAAAAGCCGGAAAACTCTTGCCGTGGTCGGACTATCGGGTATTGGGTGAAAGCCCCAGCCAAAAGGTCTTGAAATTCGATAGCGACAGAGGACTTACACAATCCAGTCCGACAGCCAGGCGCGGATACAAGGAGCAGACAGAGAATAGCTTTTATACAAGCCAGATAAAAGCTGAGATGCAACGCAATGCAGCCTCCCAGCTCCCAGCGAAATCGCCCCTATCTAGTCGGTGGCAAAACGACAAGTCTGGCGAGCTGTTACAGAACACAGAAGAGACTCTGGCTTCTGTGTCCAATGAAAG CCCGACAGATTCATCAAAAATACCTAAGGGTATGACTTCGGAAGAGCATAACGCTTGGCTTCTGTCGGATCCGAAAATCAGAAAATCATCTACTGCGAACCCCGACTTTCTGAAACAATTCTACTCAGAGAGTCGATTGCATCATTTATCGACTTGGAAAGCAAATCTGAAGTCATCTATGCAACGGTTGGCAGCTGAAAAAGGGCTGTCAAGTCGGAAGGTGAAGAGCCGGCCTGGCTCGAGGAAGTACATTATGCATGTGGACTTTGACAGTTTCTTCTGCACAGTGTCATTGAAGAGCCATCCTGAATATCTCGACAAGCCATCTGTTGTCGCTCACAGTACGGGTGCAGGTTCGGAAATTGCAAGTTGCAATTACGTTGCTCGGAAATATGGCGTTAAGAATGGCATGTGGATGAAACGAGCTCTCGAGCTGTGCCCTGATCTAAAGGTTCTGCCTTACGATTTTCCCGCATACGAGGAGGTGAGCCGACAATTCTACGACGCGATCTTGGGAGTTGGTGGTATTGTCCAGAGTGTTAGCGTCGACGAGGCCTTGGTAGATGCCACCGACGTCGTTCTTGCGGCCGCCGAATCCCATGGCATTGGAATTGAAGAGGGCAGTATTTGGAGAGAACAGCAAAAGATCGACGAGATAGCACTGGCACTGCGCACCAAGATCAAAGAAAACACCGACTGTGCCGTTTCTGTTGGTATCGGCGCAAACATTTTGCAAGCCAAGATTGCCTTGAGGAAAGCAAAACCCGATGGACAGTTTCAACTAAGACCAGAGCAGGTCATGGAAGTCATCGGCGACCTGAAGGTTGAGGAGCTACCCGGAGTAGCATATAGTATCGGCGGGAAGCTAGAAGAACTAGGCGTCAAGCTTGTCAAAGATCTCAGGGACATCCCGAAGGATCGTCTTGTAACGATTCTGGGCCCCAAGACCAGTGACAAGCTTCATGACTACGCCCGTGGCATCGATCGGACGGAGGTCGGAGAGCAGCCTCCGAGGAAATCCGTATCAGCAGAGGTCAATTGGGGAATCCGCTTCATCAACCAGACAGAAGCTGAAGAATTTGTCTACAACCTCTGCAAGGAACTGGAAAAGCGTTTGGTGAACGAGCAGGTCAAGGGAAAGCATCTGACTGTCAAGATCATGAGGCGGGCTCTTGATGCGCCTCTCGACCCAGTAAAGCATTTAGGACATGGGAAATGCGACTCTTTCAACAAAAGTGCAACTTTTGGTGTTGCAACACACAACTACGAGATTATTGGCAAGGAAGCAGTTTCAATACTGCGCTCGTTCAGATTCAGTCCAGGGGATCTTCGTGGAATTGGCGTCCAGATGACGAAATTGGAGCCTATCAAGCTGAACCCACTGGCCGTTGAGGGAAGCCAGAGAAAGATTGCATTTGCTCCATTCGTTGAGCCTGTTCCTTCAAGACAGCAATCAAGAACAGAGCTTAATGACGTGATCGAAGAGCCGAATGGCTTACCGGTCAATCCCACCACGCCTCAGAAATCCAGAGTCGGCCAAGACGATAAAAAGACCACTGCTCATATCAACGTTTCAAGCACACAATTCGTGTTGCCTAGCAGTCCTGATCCCGCGGTCTTGGCCGAGTTACCCAGCGATATTCGTACAAAGCTCATGGCCCAGCGCCCAAAAGCCGCTGTTACGGAAATCCAAATGGAAGCTCCCAAGCCAAGACCCCAAAGCCCAGTGCTAGCAGATTTACTGTCCTCTCAAGTCGATTTGGAGGTGTTTAACGCACTTCCAGATGATATGAAAGCCGAGGTATTGGCACTTTACGGGCGAAAGCCAACTGAGCCCCTGCCACAGGGCTCACCTGACAAGCCCGAAGCAGCTCGAAGTAGGAAACCAGCAACTCCAACAAAACCCAGCGGATCCC TACCCGTAGAGGAGGCTCAACCTGAGCAGATCGAAGAATTAGATCCTGAATTCCTTGCGGAACTTCCAGAAGACGTCAGAAGGGAAGTAATTGCTGATCATCGACGGCGGCTGTTGGCGCTGCAGTCAGGATTGGAGATGCCAGTCCTGAGGAACAATCAGAGCGCCAACCTGCTTCCCGGGGGTCAAAAAATGATACAGTTTCCTATGCTGCCGCCGGTAATTTCGTTTTCTGGATCTATCACTTCTACATCAGAGATCAAGGACATGGTAGATGCGTGGCATGCCCAAACTAGGAAGGCAGGGCCCCACAAACGAGATGTCGACGTTTTGGAAAGATATTTGGTCAAGGTAATCAAAGAGGAAATGGATCTGACCAAGGCTGTTGCGTTGATAAAATGGCTGGGCGTTGTAGTTGATCAGGACGGTGTAGATAGTAGAGGCCGCCGAGCTTGGAAGCTGGCAGTGAGCGGCATCAAAGCGGCAATGCAAGCCGCTGTTGAGGAGAGAGGACTGGCACCACTGCAAATATGA
- a CDS encoding AAA domain-containing protein: protein MAPSSQLRKRTRSALDLDSVLQETPSKRLRRCRLVDTSFNDENQDPDFDVTGNDENDEAQGELKELPTPRHRRNLSQTPTPRHAVMSAGKLFKRMTPQTPLTPTTIQTVYHQARQLFARGAEPGQLVGREAEREQLTAFLDRLSTSSPGGCIYISGPPGTGKSAMITNMTKTYSEKDGVRSAYVNCMSIKSSKDLYHTLLAALDEDSSDLTEAEAISTLQKMFSSKTKSSTTYLVTLDEIDHILTLDLESLYRVFEWSLAKSSRLMLLGIANALDLTDRFLPRLKSKNLKPELLPFLPYTAAQVKNIIITRLKSLMPEGKEAYVPFIHPAAIELCSRKVSSQTGDLRKAFEICRRALDLVEAETRSKHEEAAREKFLQLTPTKKPLGENISNGNSTETAPRASIGHLNKVTAAAFSNGTAQRLKALNLQQKAALCSLVAYENHIRTMVKAPSAPLTPSKTQTLAPTIKVLFDKYCKLCLRDSVLHPLSSSEFREVVGSLETLGLVNAVEGKTGSFVTPQTPSKRGRKVAAASGDERRIASCIGDKEIETIAEGVGADILRSILSGEALD from the exons ATGGCTCCTTCTTCCCAGCTGAGAAAGAGGACGCGCAGTGCTTTGGACTTGGACTCTG TCCTACAAGAGACCCCCAGCAAAAGACTTCGTCGATGCCGGCTGGTGGACACCTCATTCAACGATGAGAACCAAGACCCCGATTTCGATGTCACTGGAAACGATGAAAACGACGAGGCTCAAGgcgagctcaaggagctgccaacaccaaggcATCGGCGTAACCTGTCCCAGACCCC CACTCCTCGACATGCCGTCATGTCGGCTGGCAAGCTGTTCAAGCGAATGACACCCCAGACGCCGCTCACGCCCACCACCATCCAGACCGTGTATCATCAAGCTCGACAGCTATTCGCCAGAGGAGCTGAGCCTGGCCAGCTGGTAGGGAGGGAGGCTGAGCGAGAGCAGTTGACGGCATTCCTGGATCGTCtttcgacatcatctcccgGAGGTTGCATCTACATCAGCGGGCCTCCTGGTACCGGAAAGAGTGCCATGATCACCAACATGACAAAGACGTATTCCGAAAAGGATGGAGTTCGCAGTGCATACGTCAACTGCATGAGCATCAAGTCGTCAAAGGATCTTTATCACACACTACTCgctgctcttgatgaagacaGCAGCGATCTCACAGAAGCAGAGGCCATCTCAACTCTGCAGAAAATGTTCTCTTCCAAGACCAAGTCATCGACCACCTATCTCGTCACccttgatgagattgatcACATTCTTACATTGGATCTGGAAAGCTTGTACCGGGTATTTGAATGGTCTCTGGCAAAGTCTTCCAGGCTTATGCTCCTTGGTATTGCCAACGCTCTGGATCTTACAGACCGGTTTTTGCCACGACTCAAATCGAAGAATCTCAAGCCGGAGCTACTTCCCTTCCTACCATACACCGCGGCCCAGGTCaagaacatcatcatcacccgATTGAAATCACTGATGCCTGAGGGAAAGGAAGCCTATGTCCCGTTCATTCACCCCGCCGCCATCGAGCTCTGTTCTCGCAAGGTTTCAAGCCAGACTGGAGATTTACGCAAAGCGTTTGAGATATGTCGTCGAGCCCTGGACCTAGTCGAAGCCGAGACCAGATCAAAGCATGAGGAGGCAGCACGGGAAAAGTTTCTGCAATTGACACCTACCAAGAAGCCTCTTGGAGAGAACATCAGCAACGGTAACTCGACAG AGACTGCTCCACGAGCTTCAATTGGCCATTTGAACAAGGTCACTGCTGCAGCCTTCAGCAATGGAACTGCCCAGCGCCTCAAGGCCCTCAACCTACAGCAAAAGGCCGCCTTGTGTTCATTAGTGGCCTATGAGAACCATATTCGAACGATGGTCAAGGCGCCTAGTGCGCCTCTTACCCCCAGCAAGACGCAGACGCTGGCGCCCACGATCAAGGTGCTTTTTGACAAGTACTGCAAGCTGTGTCTTCGTGATTCGGTGCTTCATCCCTTGTCGAGCTCCGAGTTCCGTGAAGTGGTGGGCAGCCTTGAGACCCTCGGGCTTGTCAATGCAGTGGAAGGAAAGACGGGCAGCTTCGTGACGCCACAGACACCCAGCAAACGAGGTCGAAAAGTGGCGGCTGCCAGTGGAGATGAAAGGCGAATTGCCAGTTGCATCGGagacaaggagattgagacgATAGCCGAGGGAGTTGGTGCCGACATCTTGAGAAGCATCCTGTCAGGCGAGGCGTTGGATTAA
- a CDS encoding dnaJ domain-containing protein, producing MRSTVSAAKALRAVARPCARCRLQASRSMSTATKPNPAPHSIASLQQVGSSRARALPQQQQRYSSVAFFSTSAAASEPSASASASASASSSSEQEQEQQQQASAPLTHYDIFPETLPLGPPPSGHFPIDTRALRREFLRLQARHHPDMHPPGPLKTRAEATSALINDAYKTLANPLLRAQYLLSLRGVDVATDETMQVDDPSLLAVVLEAHEEISDADKEEDLAELRAVNDKRIGESEGVLEEAFREDDVAAAKREAVKLRYWVNIKQSLDNWEEGRPVVLQH from the coding sequence ATGCGCTCGACAGTTTCCGCGGCAAAGGCCCTCAGAGCCGTGGCTCGGCCATGCGCACGATGCCGTCTCCAAGCGTCACGATCCATGTCCACGGCGACGAAGCCCAACCCCGCGCCGCATAGCATCGCATCATTACAACAAGTCGGCAGTTCGAGAGCAAGAGCAttgccgcagcagcagcagcgataTTCCAGCGTCGCATTCTTCTCAACCAGCGCCGCCGCATCCGAGCcctcggcatcagcatcagcatcagcgtcagcctcatcttcctcggaacaagaacaagaacaacaacaacaagcctCAGCGCCGTTGACGCACTACGACATCTTCCCCGAGACGCTGCCCCTCGGCCCCCCTCCCTCGGGCCACTTCCCCATCGACACGCGCGCCCTCCGCCGCGAGTTCCTGCGCCTCCAGGCCCGCCACCACCCGGACATGCACCCTCCCGGCCCGCTCAAGACCCGCGCGGAGGCCACCTCGGCGCTCATCAACGACGCCTACAAGACCCTCGCCAACCCGCTCCTGCGCGCGCAGTACCTCCTGTCCCTGCGCGGCGTCGACGTCGCCACCGACGAGACCATGCAGGTGGACGACCCAAGCTTGTTGGCGGTCGTGCTGGAGGCGCACGAAGAGATCTCGGACGCGGATAAGGAGGAGGATCTCGCTGAGTTGAGGGCGGTGAATGATAAGCGGATTGGGGAGAGCGAGGGGGTTTTGGAAGAGGCGTTTCGGGAGGACGATGTAGCCGCGGCGAAGAGGGAGGCTGTCAAGTTACGGTATTGGGTGAATATTAAGCAGAGCTTGGATAATTGGGAAGAAGGCCGGCCGGTGGTGCTGCAGCATTGA